A genome region from Lucilia cuprina isolate Lc7/37 chromosome 3, ASM2204524v1, whole genome shotgun sequence includes the following:
- the LOC111683035 gene encoding carboxypeptidase B, which translates to MTKVKRWNTLAVLIMVALLNVATAFDISRITPIADRNIRTGNKMLYEKEINESATELQADAMKTSRIMEKNMSEEGHNVEDVLDVNEIPVRYDEAQLWRIYNISDNMRRQMMPVADILENKYGGTVWKENSKFLDVSIEKDNLKAARSFLQEHNLMPEILNANIQDLIDMEQMMGVNLTQSEMGQRTKKAARSGIHWKDYHDLDVIYSFMREIRGKFPNICRLYTIGKTAEGRDLKVLRISENPRDYKKIWIDGGIHAREWISPATVTFILYQLMSKWAEQPDYIREKTWYIMPVMNPDGYVYSRNVNRLWRKNRSPSKRSTCLGVDLNRNFDIGWNGYGSSNNPCSDTYRGTSPGSELETDAVVKFLSKRKYNLEAYLTYHSYGQMMVYPWAYKAVKVKDAPALQRVANTAVQRIEKKTGSVYRASVTHEVLGIAGGGSDDWTRAALGTKYVYTIELRDRGNFGFVLPPNQILETALEGYTIVDTVAQAIV; encoded by the exons ATGACAAAAGTTAAAAGATGGAATACACTGGCAGTGCTGATAATGGTGGCATTATTGAATGTGGCAACAGCCTTCGATATAAGCAGAATTACACCAATAGCAGATAGAAATATACGAACCGGAAATAAAATGCTATACGAAAAGGAAATCAATGAAAGTGCAACAGAACTTCAAGCAGATGCAATGAAAACATCCAGAATTATGGAGAAAAATATGTCTGAAGAAGGACATAATGTTGAAGATGTTTTGGATGTAAATGAGATACCCGTACGTTATGATGAGGCACAATTATGGCGTATCTATAATATATCAGATAATATGCGTCGTCAAATGATGCCAGTTGCTgatatattagaaaataaatatg GTGGCACTGTTTGGaaagaaaattctaaatttttagaTGTTTCCATTGAAAAGGATAATTTAAAAGCAGCTAGAAGTTTTTTACAAGAACACAATCTTATGCCAGAgattttaaatgcaaatatacAAGATCTGATTGATATGGAACAAATGATGGGCGTCAATTTGACACAAAGCGAAATGGGACAAAGAACAA AAAAAGCTGCACGCAGTGGCATTCACTGGAAGGATTATCATGACTTAGAtgtcatttatagttttatgcGTGAAATTCGTGGTAAATTTCCTAACATCTGTCGTCTATATACAATTGGTAAAACTGCTGAAGGCAGAGATTTGAAAGTTTTAAG AATCTCCGAAAATCCCCGTGATTATAAGAAAATCTGGATTGATGGTGGTATTCATGCACGTGAATGGATTAGTCCGGCCACGGTCACTTTTATACTCTACCAATTGATGTCAAAATGGGCTGAACAACCCGATTATATACGTGAAAAAACCTGGTACATTATGCCCGTTATGAACCCTGATGGTTATGTTTACAGTCGCAATGTTAATCGTTTATGGCGTAAGAATCGTTCTCCTTCTAAACGTTCCACCTGTTTGGGTGTTGATCTAAATCGTAATTTCGATATCGGTTGGAATGGTTATGGTTCTTCGAACAATCCCTGTAGTGATACTTATCGTGGAACTTCACCTGGTTCTGAATTGGAAACCGATGCTGTGgtgaaatttttaagtaaaagaaaatataatttagaaGCCTATCTAACCTATCACAGTTATGGTCAAATGATGGTTTATCCCTGGGCTTATAAAGCCGTCAAGGTGAAAGATGCTCCAGCATTGCAGCGTGTAGCTAATACTGCTGTTCAGCGTATAGAAAAGAAAACCGGTTCTGTTTATCGTGCCTCCGTTACCCATGAAGTATTGGGTATTGCTGGTGGTGGTTCTGATGATTGGACTCGTGCTGCATTGggtacaaaatatgtttatacgATCGAATTAAGAGATCGTggtaattttggttttgttttaccACCAAATCAAATTTTGGAAACTGCTTTAGAA